From the genome of Verrucomicrobiia bacterium, one region includes:
- a CDS encoding antibiotic biosynthesis monooxygenase yields the protein MKTVTVIATFEARPGKEAELRNLLTSLITPTRQEPGCLNYDLHVAPEKPTQFLFHENWTTREALDTHLQSAHLQAVLPRVTELCVAPPAIQLLERIV from the coding sequence ATGAAAACCGTTACGGTCATCGCCACGTTTGAAGCGCGTCCCGGCAAGGAAGCCGAGCTGCGCAATCTGCTCACCAGCCTGATTACGCCCACGCGACAGGAGCCCGGCTGCCTGAATTACGATCTGCACGTCGCCCCGGAAAAGCCGACGCAATTCCTCTTTCACGAAAACTGGACGACGCGGGAGGCGTTGGACACGCATTTGCAATCGGCCCATCTCCAAGCGGTGTTACCCCGCGTGACGGAACTCTGCGTGGCCCCGCCCGCGATTCAACTTTTGGAACGCATCGTTTGA
- a CDS encoding Hsp20/alpha crystallin family protein, with protein MAITKVSLSTEFVTRASTISGRDSAVNGHWVPNTDVYATSSGLVIKVELAGMRSENLEITVEGNRLCISGDRPDTCRAQKASFLVMEINYGPFESLLELPPGYDLSQAKASYLNGFLRIDVPLISAATQTKSTRLTISDGK; from the coding sequence ATGGCGATCACCAAAGTTAGCCTTTCCACCGAATTCGTCACCCGCGCCTCCACCATCAGCGGACGCGACTCTGCCGTCAACGGCCATTGGGTGCCCAACACCGACGTTTACGCCACGAGCTCCGGACTCGTGATCAAAGTCGAGTTGGCCGGAATGCGCAGCGAAAATCTGGAAATCACGGTGGAGGGCAACCGGCTGTGCATCAGTGGCGATCGTCCGGATACCTGTCGCGCTCAGAAAGCAAGTTTTCTGGTGATGGAGATCAATTACGGCCCGTTTGAAAGTCTGCTGGAGCTGCCGCCCGGCTACGATCTCAGCCAGGCCAAGGCTTCCTACCTGAACGGCTTCCTTCGCATTGACGTGCCGCTCATTTCCGCCGCCACTCAAACCAAAAGCACCAGGCTGACCATTTCCGACGGCAAATAA
- the aroF gene encoding 3-deoxy-7-phosphoheptulonate synthase, which produces MIIVLKPGIAKRTETSVLKEIRKLGYQPHVMRGVARTVIGAIGDELANVNLNVLSAQFPDAVESVLPIQKRYKLVSREAHPGAFTIRVRHQIIGGKKFQVMAGPCSVENEAQLLKTAVAVKKAGATILRGGAFKPRTSPYEFQGLGEKGLKLLAKARKETGLAVITELLSENHADLVAEYADILQIGARNAQNFQLLIAAARTGKPVLLKRGLSMKIEEWLLAGEYVLANENPNLMFCERGIRTFETYTRNTLDLAAIPIVKHESHCPVVIDPSQGAGRADLVATMCKGAVAMGADALLIEVHPNPAEAWSDSAQQLTLDGFARLMRELKPFIAAAGRE; this is translated from the coding sequence ATGATCATTGTTCTTAAACCCGGCATTGCCAAACGGACTGAAACCTCCGTCTTAAAGGAAATCCGCAAACTCGGCTACCAGCCGCACGTCATGCGCGGCGTCGCCCGCACCGTCATTGGCGCGATCGGCGATGAACTGGCCAACGTGAACCTCAACGTCCTGAGCGCACAATTTCCCGACGCGGTCGAGAGCGTGCTGCCGATTCAGAAGCGCTACAAACTGGTCAGCCGCGAGGCGCATCCCGGCGCCTTCACCATCCGCGTGCGCCACCAAATCATCGGCGGCAAGAAATTTCAGGTCATGGCCGGACCGTGCTCGGTGGAGAATGAGGCGCAATTGCTCAAAACGGCCGTGGCGGTGAAAAAGGCGGGAGCCACCATCCTGCGCGGCGGAGCGTTCAAGCCGCGCACGTCGCCGTACGAATTCCAAGGCCTGGGCGAGAAAGGCTTGAAATTGCTCGCCAAAGCGCGCAAGGAAACGGGGCTGGCGGTCATCACCGAGTTGTTGTCGGAGAACCACGCCGATCTGGTGGCTGAATACGCGGACATTCTGCAAATTGGCGCGCGCAACGCGCAGAACTTCCAATTGCTGATCGCTGCCGCGCGCACCGGCAAACCGGTGCTGCTCAAGCGCGGCCTTTCGATGAAGATTGAGGAATGGCTGCTGGCGGGCGAATACGTGCTCGCGAACGAAAATCCGAATTTGATGTTCTGCGAACGCGGCATCCGCACGTTCGAGACGTACACGCGCAACACGCTGGATCTTGCGGCCATTCCGATCGTGAAACACGAGTCGCATTGTCCGGTGGTCATTGATCCCAGCCAGGGCGCGGGCCGGGCGGATTTGGTCGCCACCATGTGCAAGGGCGCGGTGGCGATGGGTGCGGACGCATTGCTTATCGAGGTGCATCCGAATCCCGCCGAAGCGTGGAGCGACAGCGCGCAACAACTGACGCTGGACGGCTTCGCCAGATTGATGCGCGAGTTGAAGCCATTCATCGCGGCGGCCGGGCGCGAGTAG
- a CDS encoding UPF0236 family protein, which produces MEVQETQWRLGRRGRLLRPFCQRARVNPRGRSRRLQRALVDFGAEESFARAAQRVREHYGLDVTATAVRQHTLAHGARISALAVTPPKRAVRTLVTQLDGSLIPIMVPPTHSEDRRCGKQLIWREARLCLARPKDSATPCYGATLGSVTLAGAMWRATAQAAGLGARTHVHGVGDGAAWILTQFQEQFGAQGDYLLDFYHVSEYLAAAATVIHPKNPERWRRRQQSRLLENKVSAVLRALTAHLEPEGVPTAPVRAAYRYLSERRAHLDYAGARTAGLEIGSGEIESGHRHVIQQRLKLAGSWWKETNAEAMLGLRVARANQLWSRYWSTPKLGLN; this is translated from the coding sequence GTGGAAGTCCAGGAGACGCAATGGCGGCTGGGCCGGCGCGGCCGGTTGTTGCGCCCCTTCTGCCAACGGGCCAGGGTGAATCCGCGCGGCCGTTCGCGGCGGTTGCAACGGGCGCTGGTGGATTTCGGGGCCGAGGAAAGTTTTGCCCGCGCCGCTCAACGCGTGCGGGAACACTACGGGCTGGACGTGACGGCCACAGCGGTGCGCCAGCACACCTTGGCGCACGGGGCGCGGATCAGCGCCTTGGCCGTCACGCCGCCCAAACGCGCGGTCCGCACGCTGGTCACGCAACTGGACGGCAGTCTGATTCCCATCATGGTGCCGCCCACCCACAGCGAAGATCGTCGCTGCGGCAAACAACTCATCTGGCGCGAAGCGCGTTTGTGTCTGGCTCGGCCCAAAGACTCGGCCACGCCCTGCTACGGCGCCACCTTGGGCAGCGTGACGCTGGCTGGCGCGATGTGGCGGGCCACGGCCCAAGCCGCCGGGCTGGGCGCACGCACGCACGTCCATGGGGTGGGCGACGGGGCGGCCTGGATTCTCACCCAGTTCCAGGAACAGTTCGGCGCGCAAGGTGATTACTTGTTGGACTTCTACCACGTGAGCGAATACCTCGCGGCGGCCGCGACGGTGATTCACCCCAAAAATCCCGAACGCTGGCGCCGCCGCCAACAAAGCCGGTTGCTGGAAAACAAGGTGTCGGCCGTGCTGCGGGCGTTGACTGCGCACCTCGAACCCGAAGGCGTGCCGACCGCGCCCGTGCGGGCGGCGTACCGCTACTTGAGCGAACGGCGGGCGCATCTGGACTATGCGGGCGCACGGACGGCGGGACTGGAGATCGGCTCCGGCGAGATTGAAAGCGGCCATCGGCATGTGATTCAACAACGGCTCAAACTGGCGGGCAGTTGGTGGAAGGAAACCAACGCCGAAGCCATGCTAGGCCTACGCGTGGCCCGCGCCAACCAACTCTGGTCGCGCTACTGGTCCACGCCAAAACTCGGCCTCAATTGA
- the pyrF gene encoding orotidine-5'-phosphate decarboxylase has protein sequence MQNPIIAALDVPTAEQALRLAQSLAPAVGAFKIGKELFTSAGPEIVKRVRDTGASVFLDLKFHDIPNTVAKAVAAAVRLDVQMLTIHTSGGSEMMRAAEQAAQQTALQAGKNAPLVLGVTVLTSLDAKGLAELGWEANVGKQVERLATLAATSGLRGLVCSPLEITALRKILPTAMQLVTPGIRLGTEPADDQKRTLTPREAMAAGANWLVIGRPIYAAAQPRVAAENILNSLR, from the coding sequence ATGCAAAATCCGATCATTGCGGCCCTGGATGTGCCGACGGCGGAGCAGGCGCTGCGGTTGGCGCAGTCGCTCGCGCCGGCCGTGGGCGCCTTCAAAATTGGCAAGGAGCTTTTCACCAGCGCCGGACCGGAGATCGTCAAACGGGTGCGCGACACGGGGGCGTCGGTTTTTCTCGATCTCAAATTTCACGACATTCCCAACACGGTGGCGAAAGCCGTGGCGGCGGCGGTGCGTCTGGACGTGCAGATGCTCACCATCCACACCAGCGGCGGCAGCGAGATGATGCGTGCCGCCGAGCAAGCGGCGCAACAAACCGCGTTGCAGGCCGGGAAGAACGCGCCGCTGGTTTTGGGGGTCACGGTGTTGACGAGCCTGGATGCGAAGGGGTTGGCTGAACTGGGTTGGGAAGCCAACGTGGGCAAACAAGTGGAACGTCTGGCCACCTTGGCGGCGACGTCCGGACTGCGCGGCTTGGTGTGTTCGCCCTTGGAAATCACCGCCTTGCGGAAAATCCTGCCGACCGCCATGCAACTGGTCACTCCCGGCATTCGCCTCGGCACGGAACCGGCCGATGATCAGAAGCGCACTTTGACGCCGCGCGAAGCCATGGCTGCGGGGGCCAACTGGCTGGTGATTGGCCGGCCCATTTATGCGGCGGCCCAACCGCGAGTCGCGGCGGAAAACATTCTCAATTCACTGCGTTAA
- a CDS encoding acyl-CoA thioesterase: MSNQHFVHHYRVTYRDCTLGNHVYYANYLGILEAARGEFFRQLGTSLLQWQQAGFMFPVVEAHLQYKALARYDDLLRTEVWLTRVERVRLNFGYQITNQSGTVILSGETWHATLSLEEKVKRVPEALVAALKPYLRAAPDVAQTMRSKS; the protein is encoded by the coding sequence GTGAGCAACCAACATTTCGTCCACCACTACCGCGTCACCTACCGCGATTGCACCCTCGGAAACCATGTCTATTACGCCAATTACCTCGGCATCCTCGAAGCCGCGCGCGGTGAGTTTTTCCGCCAGCTCGGCACGTCGCTACTCCAATGGCAGCAGGCTGGTTTTATGTTTCCCGTGGTGGAAGCGCATCTGCAATACAAAGCCCTGGCGCGCTACGACGATCTGCTGCGCACGGAGGTCTGGTTGACGCGCGTGGAGCGGGTACGCTTGAATTTTGGTTATCAGATAACCAATCAAAGCGGCACCGTGATTTTATCGGGTGAAACCTGGCACGCCACCTTGTCGTTGGAGGAAAAAGTGAAACGTGTTCCCGAGGCGTTGGTCGCGGCTCTGAAACCCTACTTGCGGGCCGCTCCGGATGTCGCTCAAACGATGCGTTCCAAAAGTTGA
- a CDS encoding discoidin domain-containing protein, which yields MKRFQAGIFLLSVWFGLGGGWSASAQTPALESGWTNPPPAARLRAYWWWLNGNVTSNSITRDLEEMQAKGFGGALICDADGSSQDGNARAPHGPTFFTPEWRALYRHALHEAARLGLELSLNIQSGWNLGGPMVTPDDAPKKLVWSEIRIPGGTNGSWQLPPPAQRDNYYRDLFVLAYPLRAEPADAHTRLELVASSQQPEHPATRAMDQSADTFWVSGNSVPGSGPTVARPEWLQFDFAEPVRVDELILTPRPHYGPRQGEVQSSDDGQLFRRVRDFTLPAQGESRISFAEVRARHFRIVCQEAYDPRYPDAPRNVQIAEVRWRGADGTWPQAETNQRLPLQNWPEKALLKPLVPFSAPDSTPLFQEHPSQPDEADLRVSDVLDLTANLDADGRLHWQPPPGQWQVLRLGCTLNDHCRVSTCSEGWDGYAVDPFDAEAFNRYWNAVVEPLIADAGALAGKTLKYLHTDSWEVEVANWTPTLREEFRRRRSYDLLPWLPVITGKLVNSREESNRFLHDFRRTMGDLAIDHHYRLFKANAHRHGLLIHPESGGPHAVPIDAQQCLGYSDAPMSEFWAWSWRHRVGDANRFFVKQPASAAHTYGHPLVLAEGFTTIGPHWQETLWDNLKPSFDQALCEGLNLLVWHAFVCSPASEGIPGQQYFAGTHLNPLVTWWDKSAPFFDYLNRCQFLLQSGRFVADVAYYYGDHVPNFAQLKSSDPAKILPGYDYDIVTSEVILERLSVKDGRLVLPDGLSYRLLVLPSRDAISLPVLRKIEALVAAGATVIGPQPRREQSLTDYPRADAEVVKLATALWNQSASQSTATAEGKGRVIADRGAREVLLADGVAPDFEFRAQHPDALIDYLHRRDGDTEIYFVANRSNRTENVGATFRVSGRAPELWNPVSGERHFAATYSAADGRTSLPLEFTPYGSWFVVFREPATAHPATGQPNHPSFQPLTELTGTWTVKFDPSWGGPATTTFDRLMSWTERAEPGIKFYSGTATYVKSFDLPATGGSTADRSLFLDLGDLRELAEVRVNGQPCGITWSPPFRVDISPAVKPGRNEVEIDVVNFWPNRIIGDAALPPEQRRTRTNIRKLAADTALMPSGLLGPVRLLTSDVAGN from the coding sequence ATGAAACGGTTTCAAGCGGGCATTTTTCTTTTGAGCGTTTGGTTCGGGCTGGGCGGCGGATGGTCGGCATCCGCCCAGACGCCGGCGCTGGAAAGTGGTTGGACAAATCCGCCGCCGGCGGCTCGATTGCGCGCGTACTGGTGGTGGCTGAACGGCAACGTGACTTCCAATTCCATCACGCGCGATCTGGAGGAAATGCAAGCGAAGGGTTTTGGCGGTGCGCTGATTTGTGATGCGGACGGCTCCAGCCAGGACGGCAACGCCCGCGCACCGCACGGGCCGACCTTCTTCACTCCCGAATGGCGCGCGTTGTATCGTCACGCGTTGCACGAGGCGGCACGGTTGGGCCTGGAGCTGAGCCTTAACATTCAGAGCGGTTGGAATCTGGGCGGACCGATGGTGACGCCGGACGACGCGCCCAAGAAATTGGTTTGGAGCGAAATCCGCATCCCGGGTGGAACGAATGGGAGCTGGCAACTCCCGCCGCCGGCGCAGCGCGACAATTACTATCGCGACCTGTTCGTGCTCGCTTACCCGCTGCGAGCCGAACCAGCGGACGCTCACACGCGGCTCGAGCTGGTCGCCAGTTCGCAACAACCGGAACACCCGGCCACCCGGGCGATGGATCAGAGCGCGGACACTTTTTGGGTTTCGGGCAACAGCGTTCCGGGAAGCGGCCCCACGGTTGCGCGTCCCGAGTGGTTGCAGTTTGATTTTGCCGAACCGGTCCGCGTGGACGAATTGATCCTGACGCCGCGCCCCCATTACGGCCCGCGTCAGGGCGAAGTGCAAAGCTCCGACGACGGCCAGCTATTTCGTCGCGTCCGTGATTTCACTTTGCCGGCACAAGGTGAAAGCCGCATCAGTTTTGCGGAAGTGCGCGCCCGCCATTTCCGCATTGTTTGTCAGGAGGCTTATGATCCACGTTATCCCGACGCGCCGCGCAACGTGCAAATTGCGGAAGTGCGTTGGCGCGGGGCGGACGGCACGTGGCCGCAAGCCGAAACCAACCAACGTTTGCCATTGCAAAACTGGCCGGAGAAAGCGCTGCTCAAACCGTTGGTGCCATTTTCCGCGCCGGATTCCACGCCGTTGTTTCAAGAGCATCCAAGTCAGCCGGACGAAGCGGACCTGCGCGTTTCCGACGTATTGGATTTGACCGCGAACCTGGATGCGGACGGGCGTCTGCATTGGCAGCCGCCGCCGGGCCAGTGGCAGGTGCTGCGTCTGGGTTGCACGTTGAACGATCATTGTCGCGTTTCCACGTGCAGCGAAGGCTGGGACGGTTATGCCGTGGATCCATTCGATGCCGAAGCGTTCAACCGTTACTGGAACGCGGTGGTCGAACCGCTGATTGCCGATGCCGGAGCGCTGGCGGGTAAAACGCTGAAGTATTTGCACACGGATAGTTGGGAGGTGGAGGTGGCGAACTGGACGCCAACTTTGCGCGAGGAATTCCGGCGGCGGCGCAGCTACGATTTGTTGCCGTGGCTGCCAGTCATCACGGGCAAACTGGTCAACAGCCGCGAGGAGAGCAACCGTTTCCTCCACGACTTCCGGCGCACGATGGGCGATTTGGCGATTGACCATCATTACCGGTTGTTCAAAGCAAACGCGCACCGTCACGGTCTGTTGATCCATCCGGAGAGCGGCGGACCGCACGCGGTGCCGATTGATGCCCAGCAATGCCTGGGTTACAGCGACGCCCCCATGAGCGAATTTTGGGCGTGGTCCTGGCGTCATCGCGTGGGTGACGCCAACCGCTTTTTCGTCAAACAACCCGCCTCCGCCGCGCACACCTACGGCCATCCGCTGGTGCTCGCTGAAGGCTTCACCACCATCGGTCCGCACTGGCAGGAAACGCTTTGGGACAATCTCAAACCGTCATTTGATCAAGCGTTGTGCGAGGGGTTGAATCTGCTCGTCTGGCACGCGTTCGTCTGTTCACCCGCCAGCGAAGGCATTCCGGGACAGCAATACTTTGCCGGCACGCACCTCAATCCGCTCGTGACGTGGTGGGATAAATCCGCGCCCTTTTTCGATTACCTGAATCGTTGCCAGTTCCTGTTGCAATCCGGTCGGTTCGTTGCCGATGTCGCGTACTATTACGGCGATCACGTGCCCAACTTCGCCCAACTCAAAAGCAGTGATCCGGCAAAAATCCTGCCCGGTTACGATTACGACATCGTGACCAGCGAAGTCATTTTGGAGCGGCTGTCGGTAAAGGATGGCCGGCTGGTGTTGCCCGATGGCCTGAGTTATCGGTTGCTCGTGCTGCCCTCGCGCGACGCGATTTCGCTGCCGGTGCTGAGAAAAATCGAAGCGTTGGTGGCGGCGGGCGCGACGGTGATTGGCCCCCAACCCCGTCGTGAACAATCGCTCACGGATTATCCGCGTGCCGATGCGGAGGTCGTTAAACTGGCTACGGCGCTGTGGAATCAGAGCGCGTCGCAATCCACCGCAACGGCAGAAGGAAAAGGTCGCGTCATTGCGGATCGCGGTGCGCGTGAGGTTTTATTGGCGGACGGCGTGGCCCCGGATTTTGAGTTTCGCGCCCAACACCCGGACGCACTGATTGATTACCTACATCGGCGCGACGGCGACACGGAGATCTATTTTGTCGCCAACCGCTCGAATCGAACGGAAAACGTGGGGGCCACGTTCCGCGTGTCGGGTCGGGCGCCGGAGTTGTGGAATCCGGTTTCCGGCGAACGTCATTTCGCCGCCACCTATTCCGCAGCCGATGGACGCACTTCCTTGCCGTTGGAATTTACACCTTACGGCTCCTGGTTTGTCGTGTTTCGCGAACCGGCCACCGCGCATCCGGCGACGGGCCAACCCAACCATCCATCCTTTCAGCCACTGACCGAACTTACCGGAACTTGGACCGTCAAATTTGATCCCAGTTGGGGCGGCCCGGCGACGACGACGTTTGATCGGTTGATGAGCTGGACCGAGCGAGCCGAACCGGGCATCAAGTTTTACTCGGGCACGGCCACTTATGTAAAATCGTTCGATCTCCCGGCAACCGGCGGAAGCACGGCTGACCGATCGTTGTTCCTCGACTTGGGCGATTTGCGCGAACTGGCTGAAGTGCGCGTGAACGGCCAACCGTGCGGCATCACCTGGTCGCCTCCGTTCCGCGTGGACATTTCCCCAGCCGTCAAACCCGGGCGCAACGAGGTGGAAATTGACGTGGTGAATTTCTGGCCGAATCGCATCATTGGCGACGCCGCACTTCCCCCGGAACAGCGCCGCACCCGGACCAACATCCGCAAGCTGGCCGCCGACACGGCGTTGATGCCCTCGGGATTGCTTGGGCCAGTCCGCCTGCTGACGAGTGATGTTGCTGGCAACTGA
- the nhaA gene encoding Na+/H+ antiporter NhaA, producing MPYIRPTKLEPSLDIRRDHVLGDPEAELTLVEYGSYACRHCHAIHEVIEGLRNRFGERMRYVFRHLPVAGSGAATRAAELAEYAAQTTGRFWEVHEALMERGPSFAEGDFDQIAKDFDLPPRDATHEPVFAAAQSRVRDDVESARRSGARITPTLFINGHRYTGTWDESSLADAMLGSLGHRIQAAAFGFVRWGPAAGLLLGLATALALILSNSPLGPTFTAWWETLLGFRWGELVFTHSLLHWVNHGLLTVFFFVVGLEIKREFTVGHLATFRSGALPVIAALGGIVLPAVIYASIAPPELRHGWGIPIGTDTAFAVALIVLLRDRVPIELRVFLTAAVIMDDIVAIVVIALFYTGAIHVSYLVAGLAIIAVVIILSRSGVYRPLPYALCAVVLWFCLHEAGLHATLAAVIMAVLIPTRPPANLNALMSQAAAVIQSEDRHAGEAMRTGPSAPALRALDAIHDRVESPADKLLRSVEPWSSYVALPIFALANAGVVWSAEAFQGNGRLMCAIALGLVVGKSVGIVVAAWCAVHSGIALKPDAYSWRQLVGAGALGGIGFTMSLFISGLAFPNPADYAAAKIAVFIASLIAGALGVAILWRRPSETSGAADAAEKGVNAAATKT from the coding sequence ATGCCTTACATACGACCCACCAAGCTTGAACCGTCCCTCGACATCCGGCGCGATCACGTCCTGGGCGATCCCGAAGCCGAACTGACTCTCGTTGAATACGGCAGCTACGCCTGTCGGCATTGCCACGCCATTCACGAGGTCATCGAGGGGCTGCGCAACCGCTTTGGTGAGCGGATGCGGTATGTGTTTCGGCACCTACCCGTCGCTGGCAGTGGAGCTGCGACTCGCGCCGCCGAGCTGGCGGAATACGCCGCTCAAACGACCGGACGTTTCTGGGAGGTCCACGAGGCGTTGATGGAGCGGGGACCGTCGTTCGCGGAAGGCGATTTTGATCAGATCGCGAAGGATTTTGACCTGCCGCCGCGCGATGCGACACACGAACCCGTCTTCGCGGCGGCGCAGTCGCGGGTGCGCGATGACGTGGAAAGCGCACGTCGCAGTGGCGCGCGGATAACGCCGACCCTCTTCATCAATGGCCACCGCTATACCGGTACTTGGGATGAAAGCTCGCTGGCCGACGCAATGCTTGGCTCGTTGGGACATCGCATTCAGGCGGCGGCGTTTGGGTTTGTCCGTTGGGGGCCGGCGGCGGGCTTGCTTCTGGGATTGGCGACCGCGCTGGCCTTGATACTCAGCAACTCGCCGCTCGGCCCGACATTCACCGCGTGGTGGGAGACGCTTCTGGGGTTCCGGTGGGGCGAACTGGTGTTTACACATTCGCTGCTTCACTGGGTTAATCACGGCCTCCTGACGGTTTTCTTTTTCGTCGTCGGACTCGAGATCAAGCGCGAATTCACCGTCGGCCACCTGGCCACCTTTAGATCCGGCGCGCTGCCGGTAATCGCCGCGTTGGGCGGGATCGTCTTGCCTGCGGTTATTTACGCCTCGATCGCGCCTCCCGAACTGCGGCACGGATGGGGTATTCCAATCGGAACGGACACCGCCTTCGCCGTGGCGCTGATCGTGTTGCTCCGGGATCGCGTCCCCATCGAACTGCGGGTGTTCCTCACCGCTGCCGTCATCATGGACGACATCGTGGCGATCGTGGTGATCGCCCTCTTTTACACGGGTGCGATCCACGTGAGCTATCTGGTGGCCGGCCTGGCGATCATTGCGGTGGTGATCATTCTGAGCCGGTCCGGCGTTTACCGCCCGCTCCCGTATGCGCTCTGTGCCGTGGTGCTTTGGTTCTGTCTTCACGAAGCGGGATTACATGCCACGCTGGCCGCCGTGATCATGGCCGTGCTCATTCCCACGCGTCCGCCGGCCAATTTGAACGCGCTGATGTCACAGGCGGCGGCGGTCATCCAATCGGAGGATCGTCATGCCGGTGAAGCCATGCGGACCGGACCATCCGCGCCGGCGTTACGGGCGTTGGATGCGATTCACGACCGGGTGGAGTCGCCCGCTGACAAACTCCTTCGTTCCGTCGAACCGTGGTCCAGTTACGTGGCGTTGCCAATCTTCGCGCTGGCCAACGCGGGAGTCGTCTGGTCGGCCGAAGCGTTTCAGGGGAACGGACGATTGATGTGCGCAATCGCGTTGGGGCTGGTCGTTGGGAAGTCGGTCGGCATCGTGGTGGCCGCATGGTGCGCCGTGCATAGTGGGATCGCGTTGAAACCCGATGCTTACTCGTGGCGTCAATTGGTCGGCGCGGGGGCGTTGGGCGGGATTGGCTTCACAATGTCGTTGTTCATCTCGGGTCTGGCGTTTCCCAACCCTGCTGACTATGCCGCCGCCAAAATCGCCGTCTTCATAGCCTCACTCATCGCCGGAGCATTGGGAGTGGCCATTTTATGGCGGCGACCATCCGAAACAAGTGGCGCCGCAGATGCCGCCGAAAAAGGCGTGAACGCCGCCGCGACGAAAACCTGA
- the cls gene encoding cardiolipin synthase: MFKSIRQLLSKYFDRHPAVKRTAGWLGKRKRKLTIWLFIFAHLAGALTSARAILEVRTAQGAIAWAVALNTVPYVSVPAYWVLGRSKFQGYIIARRKDFAYTSPIQQQYLANLTYRGLLTYPTLGHAQTIEKLARMRFTTGNDAELLVDGDATFASIFAGIEQATNYVLVEFYIIRKDSTGEELKRRLMEKARQGVRVHVLFDEVGSADLHKSSSAELRNAGVEVRSFDTTQGRANRWQLNFRNHRKIVVVDGQTAWVGGLNVGDEYVGRDPAIGNWRDTHVKVTGPAVQGVQVTFFEDWHWASQETLELDWDPQPAASGARRTALALPTGPADELETCTLFFLNAINTATNRLWLASPYFVPDEQFISALQLAALRGVDVRVLLPDQIDNKLVQLSGWSYLDELEKVGIKVYRYQKGLMHQKVMFIDDLYCTIGTANFDNRSFRLNFEITMVFADAEFANQVRRMLEQDFADAKPVKAQELKARGFWFRFSVRCARLMAPVQ; encoded by the coding sequence ATGTTCAAAAGCATCCGCCAGTTGTTGTCGAAATATTTCGACCGCCATCCGGCGGTGAAACGGACGGCGGGTTGGCTGGGCAAACGAAAAAGAAAGCTTACGATCTGGCTCTTCATTTTCGCGCACCTGGCCGGCGCGCTGACTTCCGCGCGCGCTATTCTGGAGGTCCGCACGGCGCAGGGAGCAATCGCCTGGGCCGTCGCACTCAACACCGTGCCGTATGTGAGCGTGCCAGCCTATTGGGTTTTGGGTCGCAGCAAGTTTCAAGGCTACATCATTGCCCGGCGCAAAGACTTCGCGTACACGTCTCCGATCCAACAGCAGTACCTGGCGAATCTCACATATCGGGGACTACTTACCTATCCCACCCTTGGTCACGCTCAGACCATCGAGAAGCTCGCCCGCATGCGCTTTACCACGGGCAACGATGCCGAACTTTTGGTGGATGGAGACGCCACTTTTGCATCCATCTTCGCCGGGATCGAACAAGCCACCAACTACGTTTTGGTGGAGTTCTATATTATCCGCAAGGACTCGACCGGTGAGGAATTGAAGCGGCGGCTCATGGAGAAAGCACGCCAAGGCGTCCGGGTCCATGTGCTTTTCGACGAAGTGGGAAGCGCTGATCTGCACAAAAGTTCGTCGGCTGAATTGCGGAACGCGGGGGTTGAAGTGCGAAGTTTCGATACCACGCAGGGCCGCGCCAATCGTTGGCAGTTGAACTTTCGTAACCATCGAAAGATTGTCGTCGTGGACGGCCAAACTGCGTGGGTTGGCGGACTCAACGTGGGCGATGAATACGTGGGGCGCGATCCGGCGATCGGCAACTGGCGCGACACCCACGTCAAGGTGACCGGCCCGGCGGTGCAGGGAGTCCAGGTGACCTTCTTTGAAGATTGGCACTGGGCGAGTCAGGAAACCCTCGAGCTCGATTGGGATCCGCAACCCGCGGCCTCCGGCGCTCGACGCACGGCGCTCGCCTTACCGACCGGCCCCGCCGACGAACTTGAAACCTGCACGCTGTTTTTCCTTAACGCCATCAATACCGCCACGAACCGGCTCTGGTTGGCGAGTCCCTATTTCGTGCCGGATGAACAGTTCATCAGTGCGCTGCAACTTGCCGCCTTGCGCGGCGTGGATGTGCGCGTTCTGCTGCCTGACCAGATTGACAACAAGCTGGTGCAGTTGTCCGGCTGGTCCTATTTGGATGAGTTGGAAAAAGTCGGCATCAAGGTCTATCGCTACCAAAAGGGCTTGATGCATCAAAAGGTGATGTTCATTGACGACCTTTACTGCACCATCGGCACCGCGAACTTCGACAACCGCTCTTTCCGTTTGAATTTCGAAATTACCATGGTCTTTGCCGACGCTGAGTTTGCCAACCAGGTGCGCCGGATGTTGGAGCAGGATTTCGCCGACGCCAAACCCGTCAAGGCACAGGAATTGAAAGCCCGAGGTTTCTGGTTTCGATTTTCAGTGCGCTGCGCCCGGTTAATGGCGCCCGTGCAATGA